The Polyangium spumosum region TCCACACGGATCCGGCCGGGACGCGGGCGAGGAGGTTGTCGATGGCGCGGAGGACCCGCGCGTGCGCGCCCTCGCGGCCGACGATCCGGTCGTGCGCCGCGGGGCTCGTCGAATAGAGGGGGACGTGGAAACGTGTGTCCTCGGGGAGGGCGGCGAGGACCTCGTCGCAGAAGGCCGGATCGGCGAGGCGGGTGCACGGGGAGAAGACGTGCGCGGTGCGGTAGCCGAGGTCGCGCGCGCGTCGGAGGACGTCGAGGATCCGCGAATGGGCGAGCGGGTCGTAGCCATTGATGCGCACGGCGCGCACGCCGCGGCGCCGGTTCGATTCGAGGTCGGCGAAGAGCCGGGCGAGCACGCGGTCGCCGCCGTCCTCGGGCGGGGCGGTCTCCTTGATCGAGCAGAAGGCGCAGGACTGCCCGCAATCGGCGTCGATCGCGAGGTTCAGGACCTCGTCGCCCGCGGAGGGCTCGCCCTCGTCGGAGGCGGCCGGGGGCAGGAGCGCAGGGGCGACGTCCGAGAGGATGTCCGGAAAAACCACGTCGAGGCCCGCGTGGTCGCGCAATTGCAGGACGAACGCGACGAGCGCGCGCAGCTCGTCCGCGCCGGGGGGATCGGCGGCGCCGAGCGCGAGGTGCTTGATGGAGAAATGGGCCGTGGTGGCGAACGCAGGTTTCGTGTCGTCGCGGCGCCCCACGAGGAGGAGCAGGCGCCGGGCGTCCGATTCCCGGCGGAAATCCAGGACGAGCTCGAGCCCGCCGTCGTGGGACTTCTGCAGGTACGAGCTCGGATAGACGTCGACGAGGGAGAAGCCCGAGGCGGCGGGCGCGCCCTCGACGATCTCCGGCGATAACAGGGCCCGGAGCCCGTCGCGGCCGAAGACGAGGCGGCCCCCTTCGCGGGCGCGGCCGAGGGCCTCGGCGAGCGTCCGGCCGGGGTTTCGTTCGAGCAGCGCGTCGATCGAGGCCGCGACGGCCATCACGAGCCGCGAGACCTCCTCGCGCCGCTCGGGCGTCCGCGCGGCGAGCGCGCCGCGGTAACGCACCGAGCAACACGCGAGCCGCCGGAACACGGGGCCGGGGGCGCCACGCGGCAGGACCGTGACCTCGACCCAGTCCGCGCTGCCCTTCGCCTCGAAGCGCGCCGAGAGTTTGTCCTCGCCCTCGAGCAGGATCACCTTGCAGGAGAACCCCCCGAGCCGCAGGGGCACGAGGGCCATCTCCACCCCGGACGAGTCCTCCCGCGCGAGCGCCGTTTCGATCGAGCTCAAGCGGCTCCCCCGGCCGCGTCCCAGGCCTTCACCCACGCGACGAAGTGATCGATCGTGGCGCGGTCGCGGGCATAAATGCGTGATTGCTCGCCGTCGGGCACGTCCTCGGAGAAATAGACGATGTCGTACCGATCCGAGCGGCGATACGCGGGCTCGGCCGGGTCCGTGGGGGTGACGATGAACGAGAGGGTCCGCCCCTCCATTTCGAGCTCGACGACGGGCACGGTTCGGCGGAACGTGCGGAGGCGCGCGCCCTTGCAGCGATAGCCCTCCGGATTCGGGAACGCCGGGCCCCCGAAATCACGGGCGAGCCCGGCGGAGAGGGCGCCTGCGAGGCGCTCGAGTGATTCGATGTCGGCGGTCATGCGCGCATGTCCCTCTCGAGGTCCCGGATCGTGGCGGCGTAGGCCTCCGGATCGAGCTCGCGCAAGGCGAGCAGGGCCGCGACGCGGTGCAGGCGCGCCTCGGCGAGGTCGGCGCGGGCGAGCGCCTCGCGCGCCGATTGCGCCTGGCTGCCGCGGATCCGCGAGGTCGCGCGGAACGTCGCGGAGGCGCCGAGCAAGAGGAGGAGCGCCCCGACGCCAAGGAGGAGCGAGACGTGGAGGGCGCCGTCGGGGGCGAAGAGGGCCCGAAACCCCGCAATGGAGGCGAGGACCACGATCCCCACGAGCGCGACGACCACGCCGATCGCGCCGAGCCGATCCATCCACGCCGCCCGCGCGAGCTGCCGCATCGCGATCCCGCGGTGCAGATCGGCCTCCCGGTCGAGCCGCAGGGCGAGCTCCGAGAGCGGATCCTCACCCGCGAGCGCGGGCAGATCGGCCTGCGCGAGGATCTCCGAGACCTGCGCCGCCGTCGGATCCTCGAGCGCGCGCAGGGCCGTGCCGGCGCCGCTCTTCACGGCCCGCGCCGCCCGATCCGCCGCGGGCCCGACGCGACCTTCGATCGCCGCGCCCACGTCACGCGCGATCGTCCTTCCGCGGTCCATCACGCGCCGGGCCGGCTCGGCGTCACTCTCCGGGACCTCGGCCACCTTGCCCCAGCCGGCGCGTCTCGGGCTCGTCGTCTCTTCCATGGCTCGCGCTCACTCCCCCACGATCGGGGCGGAAACGATACAGAAACGGGCCACGCGTGCCAAGCGTCGCCTCGCGGCGCCGCGCCTTCGTGATCGAGGCGGACCACCCTTGCGGCGAGCGGGCCGACTTCGATAGAGTCGCGGGAGCATGCGGGAGCGAGCGCACATTTTTTTCCTGCCAGGCGCCTTCGCGCTCGTGTTCGCGGCAGGGCTGCTCCACGCCGCCGGCTGCGGGCTCCGGATCGCGGAGAACCCGACGCAGCCGGTCCCGTGTTTCCACGCGATGGACTGCCCGCCGTCGGAGAACCCTTGTATCGTCTCGACCTGCTTCGAGCAGGAGTGCGCGATGGTCGCGGCGGCCGAGAACACCGTGGTGCAGGAGCAGGAGCCGGGCGATTGCCGCATGCGGGTATGCAACGGCAATGGCATGTCGGTGGAGATCCACGACGACCTCGACGTTCCCCCCGACGACGGCAACGAGTGCACGGCCGCGGCCTGCAAGGAGGGCGCCCGCGTCCACGTGCCGGTCGAGATCGGCGAGGCCTGCGGCGAGAGCGGCGTGTGCAACGGCAAGGGCGCGTGTGGCGCGTGTCTGCCGGGGGCCGAGCGGTGCGAGGGGAACGCGGTCGCGACGTGCAGCGCGGAGGGCGCGTGGGGAGAGGCGGCCTGCCCCGAAGGACGCCCGATCTGCAGGGGAAAGGGCTGCGTGGGCATCCGGCAAATCGCGGCCGGCGGGGTGCACACGTGCGCGCTGTTCGAGGACGGCTCGGCGCGATGCTTCGGCGCCTCGGGCGTGCGGCGCGGCTCGCTCGGGGCGCCTCCGGTCGCGGGCGTCGTGGGCGCGGTCGAGCTCGCGCTCGGGGGCGCGCACGCCTGCGCGCGGCGCGCCGACGGCACCGCGCTCTGCTGGGGCCACAATACCTTCGGGCAGGTCGGCGACGGCACGACCGAGGGCCCGCGCGCGCCGACGCCCGTCCTCGGCCTCGCCGGCGCGACCGCGATCGCCGCGGGAACGGCGTTCACCTGCGCGATCGTCGGCGGCGGCAAGGTCGTCTGCTGGGGCAAAAACGATCGCGGCCAGCTCGGCGGGAGACCCCAGGCGTCCGCGGGCAAACCCCCGGCGAGCGAGGTCCCCTCCCCTCTGCCCGCGTCCCCGGGCGGCGCGCCATCACCCGTCGCGGGCCTCTTCGGCGCCACGAAGATCACGCTCGGCGGCAGGCACGCCTGCGCACTCGGGCCGGGCGGTCAGGTCGCCTGCTGGGGCGACGACGAGAGCGGCGAGCTCGGCAATTTTCGCGCGCCCGCGCCCTCCGCCAAACCCAGGCCCGGCCCGCGCCCGAGCCCGCGCCTCGTCTCCGTCAAGGGGATCGAGGGGGCGATCGCGATCGCGCTCGGCGACGCGTTCGGCTGCGCGCTGCTCGAGGGCGGATCGACGCGCTGCTGGGGCGACAATGGCGCGGGGCAGCTCGGCGACGGCACGACCGAGGCGCGGGCCGAATTGGTGGTGGTCCAAGGGGTCACCGGCGCGACGGCGATCGCGCTCGGGGCCGAGCATGGCTGCGCGCTCGGCGCAGGTGGCGCCGTTTCGTGCTGGGGCAAGAACGATCGAGGCCAGCTCGGCGACGGCACGACCGAGGCGCGAAAAGCCCCCGTCGACGTGCCCGGCCTCGCGGGCGTACGCGCGCTCTCGGCGGGCGGCGCGCACACGTGCGTGATGCTCGAGGGCGGCGCGATGCGATGCTGGGGCGGAAATGGCGCCGGTGAGGTCGGCGACGGCACGACCGCGGATCGAGCTTCCCCCACGGCCGTCGTCTGGTGACGATTTTGAAAAGCCGCGCCTCTCGCGGGCGGCGCGCTCGGATATACTGCCCCGGCTCGGAGGTGAGCGACATGAAGCTTTCTTGGGTTTGCTTGGGTTTGCTTGGGATCGGCCTCGCCGTCGGCTGCAGCGCGACGGGTGGCGACAATGGCTTCGAGAATGCGGGCGGCTCGGGGGACGGCGGCGCCGGCGCCGCCGCGAACCAGGGCGGAGGCGGCGAGGGCGGCGGCTTCATCCCGGGCGCGGGCGGCAGCGGCGGGGGCGTGCCGGGCGACAGTTGCAGTGACGCGGCGAAGCTGATTTACGTGCTCTCCGACGCGAACGAGCTTTACAGCTTCAATCCGCCGACCAAACAATTCACGAAGATCGGCACGCTCGGCTGCCAGACGACGATGCAGCCGAACTCGATGGCCGTCGATCGGGACGCGGTCGCCTGGGTGAACTACGTCGAGTCCGACCCGTTCTTCGGTGACGACACGAACGGCGTGATTTACAAGGTGAGCACGAAGGACGCGAGCTGCCAGCCGGCGCCCACCGTGCAGCTCATCTCGAACTGGTTCCGCGTCGGAATGGGTTTCTCCACGAACGACGGGGGGATGGGCGAGTCGCTCTACATCACGGGCACGGGCACGATCGGCCTGGGCAATAGCCCCGGCCTCGGGAGGATCAACCCCGCCTCGTTTGGCGTCGAGACGATCGCGAACTTCTCCCCCGGGACGTTCACGGGCCAGAGCGCCGAGCTCACGGGCACGGGCGACGGACGGCTCTACGGGTATTTCACGACGAGCCCGGTGCAGGTCGGCCAGATCGACAAGGCGACGGGCGCCGTGACGAACCCCGAGGCGATCACGGGCCTCACGACGCCCTCGGCGTGGGCGTTCTCGTTCTGGGGCGGCTCGTTTTACCTGTATGCCGCGAGCTCCGGCAATTCGAACGTGACGAAGTACGACCCGGCGACGGGCGCCATCGACAACGCATACATGACGAACATCGGCTTCCGGATCGTCGGGGCCGGCGTCTCCACGTGCGCGCCCCTCGAACCGCCGAAGTGAGCGCGACGATCGGTCGTGGTGCAGAGGCGCCGAGTGGCGCCGAGCGACGGCCGAGGGGCACGGCGACCCTGGAGCAGATCGGACGGCGGGGTGACGGTGCGTAGACAACGTCGCGGTGATCGTCGCGAGGGTGTTGACTTGCGCCCCGTCTCGGACGTAGCGTGCGCCTCGTCTCCTTTCAGGAAAGGATCACGGTCGTGCAACAGAATCCCGGTTATGGTGGTGGTTACGCTGGCGCGCAGGCAGGCGGCGCTTCGTTTCAGGTCATGACGATCGACGCCGGCTGCGGCGGCACCATCGAGCACAGCAAGATCGCCGACCTCTCGAACCAGATGGCGGCGCAAGGCTTTGTCCTCGACAAGGTGTTCATGGACGTCCGGAGCGCGTTCGGCCCGTTCTGCCCGAAGCGCTGTGCCGTGCTGGTCTTCAAGCGTGGCTGATCAGCAATCCCCGCGCAGGCTCGAGCTCGCGGGGGTTGCTCCGGCTGCGTTCGCGCTGAGCGAGCTCGGCCGTTATCCTTCCTTCGCTCATCATCCGACCTGCGGGCGGCACGATCATCACCTCGTCCGCCCGTTTGGCGTGCCCTTGTGCCTGGGCTGCGCCTGCATGTACCCCGGGATCGGCGTCGCGCTCGTCGCGCTCCTCGTGGTTTCACCCGCGCGCGACTTCACGACGGCCTTCTGGGTCGCCGTCGCGTCCCTCGGCTGCGTGGTGCCGACCTTCTTCCAGCCGTTCGTCCAGCGCCGCTGGTACAAGATCCCCGCGCGGTTCTTGCTCGGCGTGGGCTTCGGCCTCGTCGCGGGCGCGGCCTGGCTCGTCCCGAACAGCCTGGTTGGCTGGGCCATTCGCGTGGGCCTCGTCGTCACGACGCTCGCCCTCGGCACGGCGGCTTTGCGCCTGCGGTCGCGGCGCCTCGACGACCCTTGCAAGGGTTGCCCCTGGGGTGCCTTCCCGGTCTGCGCGCACAACCTGCCGGCCTTGCGTCGCATCCGCGAAGCGCAGGGGCCCGACCCGTTCGTCGACTCGCTCATCGCCGAGCTCGAGCCCCTCGCGCCTTATCCGCCTCGCCTCGGACAAACCCCCCCGGTCCCGCGGCCGGGCCAGTTCCAGTTCCACGTGGCCCCGCCGCCGAACCCCTGACGGATCAGGCTTCCGTGAAGGGATCGCTGCGCTTCGCGATCCAGCTGGCGATCTTCGGCCAGATCTGCTTCGGGCCCTTGCTCGACGTGGACAGACCGATGTGCCCGACCGGGAAGCGCATGATCTCCTTGTCTGTGGAGCTCACGAGCCCGTTCAGGATCTCGCTCGACTTCGGCGGGGCGATCGTGTCGTTGTCCGCGATGATGTTGAGCAGCGGCACCTTGATCATCGAGAGGTCCACCGTCTGCCCGGCGACCTTCATCCGGCCGTTGCAGAAGTTGTTGTACTGGTAGCAATCCTTGATGTATTGCCGGTACACCTCGCCGGGGAACTCGACGTTGTCCGAGGCCCAGTGCTCCATGCCGAGGAACGTGGTCACGAAGTCGCGATCGTCGATCCGGCGGAAGACCTCGAGCCATTTCGTCATGCGCTGGATCGGCGCCATCGACGAGAAGCCCGTCTCCATGAGGTCGATCGGCACGTTGCCGTAGGCGTCGACGAGCGCGTCCACGTCGAAGCGGCTCGGCTTCGTCCATTCGGCGAAGACCCCGCCCTCGTGGAAATCGACCGGCGTCGCCTGCGCCACGAAATTGCGGAGCCCCTGCGGGTGCAGCGACGCGTACGCGAGCGCCATCGTGCCGCCCATGCAGTAGCCGTACATCGTCAGGTCCTTCGCGCCGCTCAGCCGGAGCGTCCACTTCACGGCGTTCTTGATGAGCACGTCGAGGACGTCGTCCCAGCCCATCCGCCGCTCGGCCGCGCCGGGCGTGCCCCAGTCGATCGCGTAGACGTCGTAGCCCTGGCCGACCATGAACTCGATGAGGCTCCGGCCGGGCAGGAAGTCGAGGATGTAATAGCGGTTGATCAGCGAGTAGACGAAGAGGATCGGCGTCGCGTGCTTGCGGACCTTCGGCTCGAAGCGGAGCAGCCGCATCTTGCCGTTCGTGTAGACCACCTTGTGCGGCGTCGCCGCGAGCGGGGGCTCGCCGACGTCCGCGGCGCGGAGGATGAACGGTTTGACGTAG contains the following coding sequences:
- a CDS encoding radical SAM protein; translation: MSSIETALAREDSSGVEMALVPLRLGGFSCKVILLEGEDKLSARFEAKGSADWVEVTVLPRGAPGPVFRRLACCSVRYRGALAARTPERREEVSRLVMAVAASIDALLERNPGRTLAEALGRAREGGRLVFGRDGLRALLSPEIVEGAPAASGFSLVDVYPSSYLQKSHDGGLELVLDFRRESDARRLLLLVGRRDDTKPAFATTAHFSIKHLALGAADPPGADELRALVAFVLQLRDHAGLDVVFPDILSDVAPALLPPAASDEGEPSAGDEVLNLAIDADCGQSCAFCSIKETAPPEDGGDRVLARLFADLESNRRRGVRAVRINGYDPLAHSRILDVLRRARDLGYRTAHVFSPCTRLADPAFCDEVLAALPEDTRFHVPLYSTSPAAHDRIVGREGAHARVLRAIDNLLARVPAGSVWILCVATREGALELEGVARFAAERGLSFFPHMPYPSFESRADRYFSSAPRMTDVAEAMAGALARGVRLNVQGVVPCVVFRRMRDGAVPPRAWLDAPAERPPLPGTEYRDARFRHRAGEAEHAAFHASAIPCPHEARCVLASACPGEVLRSYAELHGLSELRPVSLRELVDAS
- a CDS encoding RCC1 domain-containing protein translates to MRERAHIFFLPGAFALVFAAGLLHAAGCGLRIAENPTQPVPCFHAMDCPPSENPCIVSTCFEQECAMVAAAENTVVQEQEPGDCRMRVCNGNGMSVEIHDDLDVPPDDGNECTAAACKEGARVHVPVEIGEACGESGVCNGKGACGACLPGAERCEGNAVATCSAEGAWGEAACPEGRPICRGKGCVGIRQIAAGGVHTCALFEDGSARCFGASGVRRGSLGAPPVAGVVGAVELALGGAHACARRADGTALCWGHNTFGQVGDGTTEGPRAPTPVLGLAGATAIAAGTAFTCAIVGGGKVVCWGKNDRGQLGGRPQASAGKPPASEVPSPLPASPGGAPSPVAGLFGATKITLGGRHACALGPGGQVACWGDDESGELGNFRAPAPSAKPRPGPRPSPRLVSVKGIEGAIAIALGDAFGCALLEGGSTRCWGDNGAGQLGDGTTEARAELVVVQGVTGATAIALGAEHGCALGAGGAVSCWGKNDRGQLGDGTTEARKAPVDVPGLAGVRALSAGGAHTCVMLEGGAMRCWGGNGAGEVGDGTTADRASPTAVVW
- a CDS encoding alpha/beta fold hydrolase; translated protein: MSTQSTTQRLRSFVEGQIDISREIMQAAQNGSMSPYHYVKPFILRAADVGEPPLAATPHKVVYTNGKMRLLRFEPKVRKHATPILFVYSLINRYYILDFLPGRSLIEFMVGQGYDVYAIDWGTPGAAERRMGWDDVLDVLIKNAVKWTLRLSGAKDLTMYGYCMGGTMALAYASLHPQGLRNFVAQATPVDFHEGGVFAEWTKPSRFDVDALVDAYGNVPIDLMETGFSSMAPIQRMTKWLEVFRRIDDRDFVTTFLGMEHWASDNVEFPGEVYRQYIKDCYQYNNFCNGRMKVAGQTVDLSMIKVPLLNIIADNDTIAPPKSSEILNGLVSSTDKEIMRFPVGHIGLSTSSKGPKQIWPKIASWIAKRSDPFTEA